Sequence from the Candidatus Neomarinimicrobiota bacterium genome:
TTTTACCCTCATAGGCCGTCTCAATAAGCTGATCTTCAGCAATCAATTTGTGAATAATGGCCCAATCGGCATCCGCCCTTTCTAGGAACGCATCCACAGCGTCCTCCCGCATGGGATGCACCGCCGTGATGCTCAGCAGATCCTGCTCTGCATCCCCCGTCGCAGCAAAGGCATTCCCCTCATACCCAATGAGATACTCCACTTTTGGGAGGCTCTTACTCATAATTTGGTAGGCACGATTGATCAAATCCTCACTGGGGCGGCGCACCCAGCCCTCCGCCGGTGGCCTGGTGGGGATGGACAGGTACGCCGTAGCGGGCTTCAACCGCGCCAAAAAATCAGCCACCTCCGTCAGGTAGTAATCTCGATCATTGATATCCTCGACCAGCATCGTTTCCGTAACCAGCGTTCCCCCATAATTTGCCGCAAAATCTAACATCCCTCCTAAAACGGTGCCCATGTGCAGCTCCTGGTGTGGACGATTAATTCTACGCCGCACCGCTTCCCGGGTCGTGTCGATCTTGAAAGAAACCCAATCCGCCTGCAAGAGATCATCACGAACGTCAAGGCGCCAGATAAGCGAAGCGTTGCTGATTACCGCGATTCTGATTCCCAGCGGCTTCAATAATTCAACTGCCTGCCTGAGATGGATGTCCAAGGTCGGCTCCCCGTCGGGAACAAATGTGAGATAATCGACGGACTCCCCGGTCCTATAGGTATCTTCCAGCTTGGCCTCTACTTCCCGGAGAATATCCTCCGGAGCATAAAAGGCGCTCCGCTGTACCCGCACCTTTGGCGTAAGCCCCAGCTGGCAATACACGCAGGAATAGGTACACGTCTTTGCAGGGATGTTGTTGATACCCAGGCTGCGCCCGAGACGTCGGGACGGAACCGGGCCGAATGCAATCATAACGGTTTGATGTCTAATACCGGGGTACCGTTAATTGCATCCAGGCCTCGTACCCGCAGTACGTTTCCCCTGACCTCCAGCAAGTCTACCACCGACAGACCAATGGCGTTGGGTCTGTGCGGACTACGCAGTGCAAAAACCCCTCGATTGGGACGGCTCGTATCACCCCGGGGATGCTGGCGTAGTTCAAAACCCTCGGAAAGGTGAAAGTGGAATATAACGGCGATTTGTTTTCCCGGCTCTAAACCGTGCAGTCCATCCACCAGGGTAGCATCCAGGATGATTCGGGATTCAGTGGATCGGAGCGTATCTGGTCCCACCGGCTCGTCAAAATCGTTTCTGACATGGCCGATAGCCTTGTATACGATAGCCTCTTCCGTTTTGCCTGATACAGGGGGAAAGGCATTGGATAAAGTCACGACCATTACTATGAAACCCTGCTCAGCCACACGGCAATACGCCTCCTGTAATGCCGCAAATATGGAAGTATCGTCTCCGCTGATCAGAGTGCTCATCGGACCTGGGTCTACGTACAGAGCGTGATCCCGGAAAATTTGAAGCACCTCATCAATCGCCGGCGACAGTGATTCCCGGTACAAAGGGTACAGGCTGACTTGGGCGGTCATGCTAACCACATTCTTTTCCCTTCCACAATTAAGGCAACCTCACAGCCATACCGATAAAGCCGCCCCAGGGAAGCGGGAGCGCTCCCGGCCAGACGGGCCAGAGTGTGGTCCTCCACACGATTTTCACT
This genomic interval carries:
- the tsaA gene encoding tRNA (N6-threonylcarbamoyladenosine(37)-N6)-methyltransferase TrmO, which gives rise to MTAQVSLYPLYRESLSPAIDEVLQIFRDHALYVDPGPMSTLISGDDTSIFAALQEAYCRVAEQGFIVMVVTLSNAFPPVSGKTEEAIVYKAIGHVRNDFDEPVGPDTLRSTESRIILDATLVDGLHGLEPGKQIAVIFHFHLSEGFELRQHPRGDTSRPNRGVFALRSPHRPNAIGLSVVDLLEVRGNVLRVRGLDAINGTPVLDIKPL
- a CDS encoding radical SAM protein produces the protein MIAFGPVPSRRLGRSLGINNIPAKTCTYSCVYCQLGLTPKVRVQRSAFYAPEDILREVEAKLEDTYRTGESVDYLTFVPDGEPTLDIHLRQAVELLKPLGIRIAVISNASLIWRLDVRDDLLQADWVSFKIDTTREAVRRRINRPHQELHMGTVLGGMLDFAANYGGTLVTETMLVEDINDRDYYLTEVADFLARLKPATAYLSIPTRPPAEGWVRRPSEDLINRAYQIMSKSLPKVEYLIGYEGNAFAATGDAEQDLLSITAVHPMREDAVDAFLERADADWAIIHKLIAEDQLIETAYEGKRFYLRRLPGHQ